The following DNA comes from Mugil cephalus isolate CIBA_MC_2020 chromosome 6, CIBA_Mcephalus_1.1, whole genome shotgun sequence.
AAATACAGACAATAGTTTGATTTTTAAGCACATAAGCAACCTCTCACTGTCATGAAGAAACGGAATCAGCTATCTGAGGCATGCTGTGTGGATTAACATTGGCTCCCCTATGACTtccactatttatttttttatccagaCTAATGGTCATTACAGGCCGACAGCAGTCTGTCGACATATAGGCAGAAATCTTCTTAGCATGCAGATTACACCGAGCCCAGCCTACGACTTTATCTTCTCTCCTCCTATGTACCTGCATAGTAGATTGTGTCAGTGAATGAAGTCATGTTTTAACACGGCACTACCAGAGCAGTAGATTGCTGCTGACTAACAGAATGACAAATGATTGGAGTGTCTCACCGCTGAGTGACAGCTAACTGTCAGTGCTTTTTGTGTGGCGCCGCTGCCGTCTTTTCATATTGGATGCTGCCAGAGAGGGAGGGTCCCGTCTACGCAGTGGCAGCTGAGTGAAAAGGTGCCTAGGAGGCATCTATGAGCTTGTCAGACGCCAGAAATCCAATCCGAACAGCCAAGAAATGGaatttaaatgagaaacatttgataatgctgaaaacagcagctgtcTCTGCATAATTGGAACAAATACAAGTTGGATGtgtggcaaaaaataaaaaataaaataaaaacaactgggATGTAACATGACACTGTTTGCTGACAGTTACAATAAGCTGGGGAGAGCCGTGCCACAGGAAGGCTGTTGTTTGTAGCTGGAGCAACTTATAGTTTCTGTCAAACTGGTGCTGATCTCTGCTCCTGTAGGTCCACAATTATGTGCCCCCTGCTATTCCTCCTTCATCCCTTCTTGTTGCCATCCTCCCCCTTCTCCGTTAAAGACCCTCTGGTGTCCTAAGCAGCATTTAATTGTGAAGGGCTGTGCCAGGGAAGGAGTAATCAGATGAGAACGGAGGAAGGGGGAGTCATGTGGGTATACAACCGCTAAAGGGGGATTATTAATACTGGCGTCTTGATTGAACTTCAGCTGTTCTCCTTGGCAAATTGGAGGTGGGGCaatgagggggagggggggtgtagTGACACAGAGGGGACTAGGAGAGAAGAGAGTTGGAAAGACAGATGACGATAAGGGCTTTTCAGATGAGAGCAAAGAGTATCAGGGAGAGGAGGTAGAGATggggagagaagagggaaatAGAGAAAGGGAGTCAGAGCAGTGAGAGGGAgtgggaggaagaaagagagaggataGGAGGCAGCGCAGTGCAGTGCGgggggagagagacaggaaaggagagagagagatgtagaGACAGGAAGCCTCCACTGCAACTGAGCCAGTGAGACGCaggcaggcagagagagaagacgGAGAGGCAGAGACCCTCGGCATCTCCACAGCCGGCCTGACGAGGGGGTGATGGGCTCAAGAGCATCCTAACGGAGGcaagagtgggaggaggagcagaaaacagagggaagagCACAAGGAAAAAGGCAGGACGATAATATCAGAAACGGGCTTTCAGCAGGAAAAAGGGGAGCGGGTGGGTGGGACCTGAGCTGAGGAGGGAAAAGCAGATAAAAGTTTGGGAGACAGTGtgagaaagggaaagagaggaggaaaagagacatCACAGCAGATAAAGTGTTATGTTAATGGGAAAAGTAGGAGGAGATTcatggaagaagaggaagaagctgtCGGTGTCTCAGGAgtcctcctgttcctctccTGCTTTATCTCCTTTCTATGAGGCTGCTGGACATCATCCATCACCATGTTTTCTGACAGTGGGGCTCCAGTGCCTGGGGAGCAGAAGGGCTTCAAGCCCCACACCCCTCACTTCATCCCGTGGCTGCGCAATAGTTTGAAGCCACACCACAGCAGTGACCTGGGGCTCAATGGACCGTACAAATCGGGCTCAGAGGCCCGCAACAATCTGACCCCACTGGAGAGAGCCAAAGGGCTCGGTTTCTTCTCCATCCATGGAAAGGACAGGGCAAAAAAGGGCGAACTCCGGAGTAATGGCTTGGGGATGGCGAAGATGCTGCCAGTGGTGCTGAGGGGACACCACATCCTGCCAGGGAGTCTggggaaacagagagaggacagtccTGCCAGGTGGAACCAGACTAAAGAGCTGGACACAGACCCCAACACAGAGAACAACCCAGGACACGGGCTGCAGGGCTCGTGTGACAGCTCCTCCGCTGCTCAGGACAACCAGCACTTTGTTATAAACCACAGCCTGCATCGGCCGCAGAATGACAGGACCAGCAACACGGTCAGGAAATATGGGCCACTAGTGGGACCCCCTCCTGTTCCTGCGCTGCTCGCTGAGGACTCAAACTGTAAGGTGCCTGTTGAGATGTGTATGGAGGACAGGAGGGGGAAGGTGTGGGACTACGGCAGTCACACTACCTACCGCAAGAGAGACCTCCATTCATCCAGCTGGCTGGGCTCAGACACTCAGGGACTAGCAGAGAGGCAGCATGGGTTCAGCTCCAGCTTCAGCTACGTCAATAAACACAGCAGGAACTCCCAGAGTCAGAGAGACCTGACAGTGCTGAGGGAGCCACCTGTGGAGGGTTTCAATGGGCCACTGAACGGAGTCATCTTCTCCACTGAGATTCCTCACAAAGGCCTGGGCTGTACCACAACTCTGCGGGTCCCCAGGAAACCCAGGCCAAGCTCTGAGCGGATCACGATCCTGGGTCAGAACCAGACGTGGGTCGGGCCCAGACCGAACAGCGTAGGGGaatcacagaggaaggaagtAGGCTGCAGAAAGAAGCTGGTTCAGAACCAGATTAAACGAGTGGTGGACAACCTGGAGCAGGTTCTGAACGCGCTGAGGGACGTGCACCAGGAAATGAAAGAGGTAATGTGACGTTTGAAACAAAGTaagtgttgtttgaaatgcagccGTTACACTTATTAAATCACTGCATATCTTTCCaggagtgaaataaaaatcatccTAGAAAATGTTCATCGTCTCAGAATAATTCAGAATATTTCTCTTTTGCAGGAAATGTTCATGCTTTGCCAAAAAAATTCCTTGAGGGCTTGTGCATTCACCGATAACAAGGCGGACTGCAAATGCACGTCCTCAGCAGAATTaaacatgcattaaaaaaaagtctgcagcGGGGTTTGCATGAATCCAGCGCAATTTGCGAACTGTTTCTCCAACTCTCCTCTGTCATCCGTCTCCACACACAGGGCACAGTGCTCAGCTCATGGGCACATTTTCATTGAGGTGAATGAGACAATAGTTATGCTCCATTTGCCTGATGCATTCAGAGGTTGCTGAGATGATGCTGTGTGACATTAGGCCAAGCCTTCCTCTCCGCATCTCTGTTTCTAACATCCCCTCTCATCTCTTCCTCCACTCTCCCTTCTTATGGACAGATGCTGCTCCAGGCGCAGCTGGATAGCATCCGACGCTTTTTATAATCCATTTATGTCTGAGTCTCTCTGCCTTGTATTCTCTCTCATCCAGCAAAAGTGACACGTAATTCTCTCCTCTTGGCATTTGATCTGCATCTGCTGGGTCACAGTTAAACATACTCATCCTCATTTTGAGGTTTTGTGTGACAGTATTAATATAACATTGATGAAAGAGCTTATAGTCTACAtgaaaagagagggaagaaggagggtAGGCGGTGTAATAGAAAATCTTGGATTTTcacaacagagacaacagatcaaaggaagATACCAAAGAAGACTTTGgtcacatatttatttcaaagcctGTTTTACCATTCTGTTGCATGAGCATCGGCCCTCAGTTATATTTAATGTTCAGCCACTGGAGTGAGCCTTTAAAGCATTTTAGAAAGACTATACACATATTACAGCAGTACTAAAGACCTCTCTctcagacaggaggagaaaaaacatcACCAAGGCAAGCTCACGCATGCATATAATAGTGATCTTCATCTGAGGCATTTCGATGGATTAAAGAAAACTGCACTGTGACTCAGAACATCaagaaaaacatacaacaaacatAAGGGTTTAAACAAATCCTAAATGATTTAGCCCCACACCAAAAGCCTCTCAGCACTCATCAGCAGTGTATGCGAGGACCTGAGGGGTCGAAATACATTGGCTTTAATAAACACTCTCGGGACCAGCACATGAAAGCCACGGTCCCTTTTTTATCAGCTCTGATTCCTGACATTAACAAGCAGCACCTGCCCAGAGTCACTTGACGTACACATTCATGCTGCTCTACTTCAAAGTAATATGTAATGTCTGGCTCCAAAAGCTACagcattataaaaaaaaaaaaaaaagataaatcaggTCACCCTTTGACATCAGTAAGGATGTTGTtgaacacagagaacaaaatAACACTTCAGCCAGCAGGATTTATCTGTGATTTATCATAGAGCAGGTGGCCAGATAGGTCAACCATTTTCCCCAGCGTAATTTTGTCCAATCTCTCTGACCTCCGTCATtacatggatgtgtgtgtgtgcatctacCAACATGGCTTTGTGCGTTGTGCATACACTCACGGGTAACGTAATCTGCACATGTATGCCTGTCTACGATATATTATATAACATGCACATTTCCATTGGCTCATCCTTTCTAGGGcgatttcaacatgtttgtaTTAGAGACATACTTACAGATTAGAGCTGTACGTGTGGCTTCTGAAATGGTCAAAATGAGAAAGAACGCTTTAAAAGAAattcatttttgacattttaatatttcaatagCTGCAGTGCTACAATTATTTTACTGGCTCAAATTGTCCCGATGCCACAGTGGAGCCAGTTCAAATTCAGCCTGGGAACTGTGTGGCACGTTACACTTCTCTTCTGCCGTCTGCTGTCAAAGCAAAGAGGAAAACTGCCAGTGGCTAATTATCTGATGAGATGATCAAGTTGAGTTTAATTGAGCAGTTGTAAAGTGTAAGTTGTTAAATTATTAATCAAGGAAAATGCCAAATATTAAGTGTGAGTTGCTCACTCATGAGAATTTgctgtttttaagtgtttcatgTACTTCAACACTATGGCATCATTTGATTTCACGGACTGAGTCATAGTGAAGATGGAAGAAAACTGATCTTCcagtttaaaaacagtttttagtctgttttcttttaattcaccACCATACTGCAAACTACACATCTACCAGTCAGGCCCTAAGCGCtgagttttactttatttctgtcGACAACATTGGACTCGTTTGTGAGAAATGTGTCAGTGGGAGGTTAATTTGCCCATGGTACTGACTGCATTTATCAAttactgtgtgtattttcaagGTGGTGCAGCAGATTGACCACCTAACCTCATCCATTGATCTGAATGATGAGGAGCAGCAGGGGGTTGGAGAAGACTGTACCAAGCCTCCCAGCGACAGCAGCTACAGCTCAGGTTCCAGCTCCAGCGAGGTGACAGTAGGTAGCGTCCACCTGAGGCTACCAGAGCCTGATCACCTGCCAGACAACGTGGACTCATCTGGCACCCTCAGGAGAGATCTCCATACCAGGAGCCAGTCTCCACAGAATGTACAGCTTTGCCCGATAAACTCTGGGTTTTTATCAGAGAGGACTCACAACTTCACCTGTAGCTCTGGGTTCTCATCCAGACAAGGTGGGCCGCTGCCACACGCCAATCACCTGCTAACATCCAACCCACCTCAACCTCAAAACCTCACCTCCCCTGACCACATCGTTTTGTCTCCAAAATGCCTCCCCGTCAGGCCTCCCACTCCTGGTCTTTCCCCACTAACAGTAAACCTCCATCACCCCAGCAGTCCTGGTTCTCAGCCTCAGTCCCCTGGGGCTTCATCCTCCATCAGGATCAGCCCCATCtcttctccctcccctctgtctccaAAGTCTTACCCACCCCCTGCCCTTAGCCCTTCTGTCATCATTGAGACCAAAGTCGGTTCTTATCAGACCCCACAAAGCGACCTCCCATCTGCCAGTCCGATCTCTCCATCATCCACCCAGCCTCCGTCTGCCGGCTGCCCACCCACAGACTGTGAGACTCGGATCGTGTCCACCACCgctcctgcagctgcagctaaACTACCTACTTCACAAGGCCGCAGAGGTCGCAAGCCTCCGCCTTACCCCCATCACAGACTCTCTGAACAcataaagaaagtaaaagagCCCCGCAAAGTTCCTCCGTACCCAGAGAAAAGAAGGCTGCTCTCGACCACAGTGTGAGACAATGCAGCAGGAGGGGGAGGCTGATCGAACAGAGCCATATTCAC
Coding sequences within:
- the LOC125009316 gene encoding uncharacterized protein LOC125009316, which translates into the protein MFSDSGAPVPGEQKGFKPHTPHFIPWLRNSLKPHHSSDLGLNGPYKSGSEARNNLTPLERAKGLGFFSIHGKDRAKKGELRSNGLGMAKMLPVVLRGHHILPGSLGKQREDSPARWNQTKELDTDPNTENNPGHGLQGSCDSSSAAQDNQHFVINHSLHRPQNDRTSNTVRKYGPLVGPPPVPALLAEDSNCKVPVEMCMEDRRGKVWDYGSHTTYRKRDLHSSSWLGSDTQGLAERQHGFSSSFSYVNKHSRNSQSQRDLTVLREPPVEGFNGPLNGVIFSTEIPHKGLGCTTTLRVPRKPRPSSERITILGQNQTWVGPRPNSVGESQRKEVGCRKKLVQNQIKRVVDNLEQVLNALRDVHQEMKEVVQQIDHLTSSIDLNDEEQQGVGEDCTKPPSDSSYSSGSSSSEVTVGSVHLRLPEPDHLPDNVDSSGTLRRDLHTRSQSPQNVQLCPINSGFLSERTHNFTCSSGFSSRQGGPLPHANHLLTSNPPQPQNLTSPDHIVLSPKCLPVRPPTPGLSPLTVNLHHPSSPGSQPQSPGASSSIRISPISSPSPLSPKSYPPPALSPSVIIETKVGSYQTPQSDLPSASPISPSSTQPPSAGCPPTDCETRIVSTTAPAAAAKLPTSQGRRGRKPPPYPHHRLSEHIKKVKEPRKVPPYPEKRRLLSTTV